In the genome of Candidatus Eremiobacterota bacterium, one region contains:
- a CDS encoding phosphatase PAP2 family protein, producing MSALRSLAVVVVAAAAYVLLGNAVSHAPPRGLDLAARALAGEAPRLALLFTASCWWPALVTFALVAIAVAIRFPRWRERVIFALPTTLITWQVSDALKNVFRRPRPGYWSLIHEPSFAYSSGHAMFAVLVYWLWAWFIWKSDLPARVRAVVTPLLVLWGCGVLWSRLALGAHFVTDLIGGMLLAVTALALASAARDVLRARAVA from the coding sequence GTGAGCGCGCTTCGCTCTCTCGCGGTCGTCGTCGTCGCGGCGGCGGCGTACGTGCTGCTCGGCAACGCCGTCTCGCACGCGCCGCCGCGCGGGCTCGATCTCGCCGCGCGCGCGCTCGCCGGCGAAGCGCCGCGGCTCGCGCTGCTCTTCACCGCGTCGTGCTGGTGGCCGGCGCTCGTCACCTTCGCGCTCGTCGCGATCGCGGTTGCGATTCGCTTTCCCCGGTGGCGCGAGCGGGTGATCTTCGCGCTTCCGACGACGCTGATCACCTGGCAGGTCAGCGACGCGCTGAAGAACGTCTTCCGCCGCCCGCGGCCCGGCTACTGGAGCCTGATCCACGAGCCGTCGTTCGCGTATTCGAGCGGGCACGCGATGTTCGCGGTGCTCGTCTACTGGCTCTGGGCGTGGTTCATCTGGAAGAGCGACCTGCCGGCGCGCGTGCGCGCGGTCGTCACGCCGCTGCTCGTGCTGTGGGGCTGCGGCGTCCTCTGGTCGCGGCTCGCGCTCGGGGCGCACTTCGTCACCGACCTGATCGGCGGGATGCTGCTCGCCGTGACGGCGCTCGCGCTTGCCTCGGCGGCCCGCGACGTGCTGCGGGCTCGCGCCGTCGCCTAG
- a CDS encoding carboxypeptidase regulatory-like domain-containing protein: protein MHHQLSRSIATLALVTAFLCAGLTAALAGTTGALSGRVVDTETQRPVAGAKVTAASPSGSATASTDKTGSFQFLSLSPDTYVLSVTGAGYDAATLSGITVQADQTATFNVALAKTLKQIGRVRSRSNASLIQPGISTDVYNVSAAQQSAAATLGGGGGLNNAYSAVASVPGVFVPQGQVGQYQSIFVRGANYTQVGYEYDGVPIQRAFDQYPGGNLSNLGTQEVQVYTGSAPTNAGSTALAGFVNEVIRAGTYPGSATLSLGAGSPAGYTNLHFEGGGATPSRSFSYYVGAAGYNQDIAYGDRPEFAQYAPPINVYRNGCGTAHPTAGCYKGPSAGPGSSILGPNGYELGPLFYGYSTYLQDRDNIVNLHLAIPHRNSTEGLKDDVQFLYNAVLTQTYFASAPSDWGPYLSQVVKGTAGGNVVCPNLTTAQNCNRYGANPLIYNDKQYYLGRTGVFLTPGDLTNTTFAYFPNSPANRPLNSNQLLNERDSYNQNGAITKLQYTHTINSRSYARIAGYTEYSDWLQYGEGGLNPRFNGSISPDYKLGSKTHGVDFNYANQLSDKHLLNFTLAYVTSNTFRNNDSGYVSQGAAVAYLVDSTNPTSGVCYSGALAPVSCTAAATSRYTLPGASPGPAALVLSAGGVPITSLAGKTCGSGPCQYFVVATGNAATYNTVVPKFTTVALSDKFQVNERLSLDLGLRYDDFKYGLPDTTGDLARQLFVNNFNKFNCYDPVTQTLTTTDLSGKPLPTTANGINCGVVPRYTSASFSATSLAVEDYPELQPRFGLTYSVNRNNVIRASAGKFAQPSSSAFQQYNTIQPNLIPGPNTSYYNLGFTTPSHHILPEESYNYDASWEHQFNGTDASFKFTPYVRTTKNEISTVLLDPKTNFVGGINIGRKNVKGLEFQIQKGDLNRDGFFGLMSYTYTFARITFDRTPKGTTVVDGLNNAIKTYNGYTSFCASNPTDARCGTTSTGLASAACYKPNGTADAACAAGDIANPYWNAAPQRLFDPNASYPLYNTYSGSTFASGSNQSYIPPHILTFIGNWKHGRLNVTPTAQFQGGAQYGIPLGTEGIDPARGCAPLVGSAATTANDPRYPGAPIAARPYDASSCTGAIPIPNPLTHQYDPYGAFTEPNKLSANLSLSYDLSRRVTARLDFVNVVSTCFGGSNVPWKITGAAGCDYTRSPYVGNFYNPGDVIQARVAQPYGPLFSNVFQSTTAGQADPFQVFGSISIKL from the coding sequence ATGCACCACCAGCTTTCGCGCTCGATCGCCACGCTCGCGCTCGTCACCGCCTTCCTCTGTGCCGGCCTCACCGCCGCGCTCGCCGGGACCACCGGCGCGCTCAGCGGCAGAGTCGTCGACACGGAGACGCAGCGGCCCGTCGCGGGCGCCAAGGTGACCGCCGCGAGCCCGTCGGGCTCGGCGACGGCCAGCACCGACAAGACCGGCTCGTTCCAGTTTCTCTCGCTTTCGCCCGACACGTACGTCCTGAGCGTCACCGGCGCCGGCTACGACGCGGCGACGCTGAGCGGGATCACGGTTCAGGCGGACCAGACCGCGACGTTCAACGTCGCGCTGGCGAAGACGCTCAAGCAGATCGGCCGGGTGCGCTCGCGCTCGAACGCCTCGCTGATCCAGCCCGGCATCAGCACCGACGTCTACAACGTCTCGGCGGCGCAGCAGAGCGCGGCCGCGACGCTCGGTGGCGGCGGCGGGCTCAACAACGCGTACTCGGCGGTGGCGTCGGTCCCCGGGGTGTTCGTGCCGCAAGGCCAGGTCGGCCAGTACCAGTCGATCTTCGTGCGCGGCGCGAACTACACGCAGGTCGGCTACGAGTACGACGGCGTGCCGATTCAGCGCGCGTTCGACCAATATCCCGGCGGCAACTTGTCGAACCTCGGCACGCAGGAAGTCCAGGTGTACACCGGTTCCGCGCCGACCAATGCGGGGTCGACCGCGCTCGCGGGCTTCGTCAACGAGGTCATCCGCGCCGGCACCTATCCGGGTTCGGCAACCCTCTCCCTCGGCGCCGGATCGCCGGCCGGCTACACGAACCTCCATTTCGAAGGCGGCGGCGCGACGCCGAGCCGCAGCTTCTCGTACTACGTCGGCGCGGCCGGCTACAACCAGGACATCGCGTACGGCGACCGCCCGGAGTTCGCGCAGTACGCGCCGCCGATCAACGTCTACCGCAACGGCTGCGGCACCGCGCATCCGACCGCCGGCTGCTACAAAGGCCCGAGCGCCGGGCCCGGCAGCAGCATCTTAGGCCCGAACGGATACGAGCTCGGGCCGTTGTTCTACGGCTATTCGACGTATCTGCAGGACCGCGACAACATCGTCAACCTGCACTTGGCGATCCCGCATCGCAACAGCACGGAGGGGCTCAAGGACGACGTGCAGTTCCTCTACAACGCGGTCCTGACGCAGACGTACTTTGCCTCGGCGCCCAGCGACTGGGGGCCGTATCTCAGCCAAGTCGTCAAGGGCACGGCCGGCGGAAACGTCGTCTGCCCCAACCTGACGACTGCGCAGAACTGCAACCGGTACGGCGCGAACCCGCTGATCTACAACGACAAGCAGTACTATCTGGGCCGGACCGGCGTGTTCTTGACACCCGGCGACCTCACGAACACGACGTTCGCGTATTTTCCGAACTCGCCAGCGAATCGCCCGCTGAACTCGAACCAGCTCCTCAACGAGCGTGACAGCTACAATCAGAACGGCGCGATCACCAAGCTGCAGTACACGCATACGATCAACTCCCGTTCGTATGCGCGCATCGCGGGCTACACCGAGTACTCCGACTGGCTGCAGTACGGCGAAGGCGGCCTCAACCCGCGTTTCAACGGCTCGATCTCGCCCGACTACAAGCTCGGTTCGAAGACGCACGGCGTCGACTTCAACTACGCCAACCAGCTGAGCGACAAGCACCTGCTCAACTTCACGCTCGCGTACGTGACCTCGAACACGTTCCGCAACAACGACTCCGGCTACGTCTCGCAGGGAGCTGCGGTCGCGTATCTCGTCGATTCGACCAATCCGACCTCGGGCGTGTGCTACTCCGGCGCGCTGGCGCCCGTGAGCTGCACCGCCGCAGCAACGTCCCGGTACACGCTGCCGGGAGCGAGCCCCGGCCCTGCCGCGCTCGTGTTGAGCGCCGGCGGCGTTCCGATCACCTCGCTGGCCGGAAAGACCTGCGGGAGCGGGCCGTGCCAGTACTTCGTCGTCGCTACGGGCAACGCCGCGACCTACAACACCGTCGTGCCGAAGTTCACGACCGTCGCGCTGAGCGACAAGTTCCAGGTCAACGAACGGCTCTCGCTCGATCTCGGCCTGCGCTACGACGACTTCAAGTACGGTCTGCCCGACACGACGGGCGACCTCGCCCGGCAGCTGTTCGTGAACAACTTCAACAAGTTCAACTGTTACGACCCCGTCACGCAGACGCTTACTACCACGGACCTGAGTGGGAAGCCGCTGCCGACGACGGCGAACGGAATCAACTGCGGCGTCGTACCGCGCTACACGTCGGCGTCGTTCTCGGCGACGAGCCTTGCGGTCGAGGATTATCCCGAGCTGCAACCGCGCTTCGGGCTGACCTACAGCGTCAACCGGAACAACGTCATCCGCGCGAGCGCCGGCAAGTTCGCTCAACCCTCGAGCTCGGCGTTCCAGCAGTACAACACCATCCAGCCGAACCTGATCCCCGGCCCGAACACGTCGTACTACAACCTCGGCTTCACCACCCCGAGCCACCACATCTTGCCGGAAGAGTCGTACAACTACGACGCGTCGTGGGAACACCAGTTCAACGGCACCGACGCCTCGTTCAAGTTCACACCGTACGTGCGCACGACGAAGAACGAGATCTCGACCGTGCTGCTCGACCCGAAGACGAACTTCGTGGGCGGCATCAACATCGGCCGTAAGAACGTCAAGGGGCTGGAGTTCCAGATCCAAAAGGGCGATCTGAACCGGGACGGCTTCTTCGGGTTGATGTCGTACACGTACACCTTCGCGCGGATCACGTTCGACCGCACGCCGAAAGGGACGACCGTCGTCGACGGCTTGAACAACGCGATCAAGACCTACAACGGCTACACCTCGTTCTGCGCCTCCAACCCGACCGACGCGCGCTGCGGCACGACGTCGACGGGTCTCGCGAGCGCTGCTTGCTACAAACCGAACGGCACGGCGGACGCGGCGTGCGCGGCCGGTGACATCGCCAACCCGTATTGGAACGCCGCGCCGCAACGGCTGTTCGATCCGAATGCGAGCTACCCGCTGTACAACACGTACTCGGGCAGCACGTTCGCCAGCGGCTCGAACCAGTCGTACATCCCGCCGCACATCCTCACGTTCATCGGAAACTGGAAGCACGGCCGGCTGAACGTCACGCCGACCGCGCAGTTCCAGGGCGGCGCGCAGTACGGGATTCCGCTCGGGACGGAGGGCATCGATCCGGCACGCGGCTGCGCCCCGCTGGTCGGCTCCGCCGCTACGACCGCGAACGACCCGCGTTATCCGGGCGCGCCGATCGCCGCCCGGCCGTACGACGCCTCGTCCTGCACCGGCGCAATCCCGATTCCGAACCCGCTGACGCATCAGTACGATCCGTACGGCGCCTTCACCGAGCCCAACAAGCTGAGCGCGAACCTGTCGCTGTCGTACGACCTCTCGCGCCGCGTCACGGCCCGGCTCGACTTCGTCAACGTCGTGTCGACCTGCTTCGGCGGCAGCAACGTCCCGTGGAAGATCACCGGCGCGGCAGGCTGCGACTACACGCGCAGCCCGTACGTCGGAAACTTCTACAACCCGGGCGACGTGATCCAAGCGCGCGTCGCACAGCCCTACGGCCCGCTGTTCAGCAACGTCTTCCAGTCGACGACGGCCGGACAGGCGGATCCGTTCCAAGTCTTCGGCTCGATCAGCATCAAGCTCTGA
- a CDS encoding isocitrate dehydrogenase — protein MPKPTIVVLEGDQTGQELLVESLRLLEPDVIGFEVELERYDLSLEKRRQSDNGIVLEAAAAMKRTKLGLKAATITPETKGDVGSPNRILREAIDGKVIVRTGRRIPGVRPVAGIHAPISVVRMAVGDAYGAKEWRERTGGDEVAFRTERIERSVCRVVAEYAFLHARKTGAKVFGGPKYTVSPVYEGMLKEEMDAAAARHPDVEYDPQLIDATYALLISTAGDPMVIPSLNRDGDCLSDLVMQLFGSIAGAESTLMSFTPDGKPDVVMTEAPHGTAPRLFGKNVANPMAMILAVAALLTFVDDRRATSASRAIYEAVLETVREGTATSDLGGHASTTEFTDAVIAKVKTKLDVWATI, from the coding sequence GTGCCGAAGCCCACGATCGTCGTTCTCGAAGGCGACCAGACCGGTCAAGAGCTGCTCGTCGAATCGCTGCGCCTGCTGGAGCCGGACGTGATCGGCTTCGAGGTCGAGCTCGAGCGCTACGACCTCTCGCTCGAGAAGCGGCGCCAGAGCGACAACGGGATCGTGCTGGAAGCCGCGGCGGCGATGAAGCGCACGAAGCTCGGACTGAAGGCCGCGACGATCACGCCGGAGACGAAGGGCGACGTCGGCTCGCCGAACCGCATCCTGCGCGAGGCGATCGACGGCAAGGTGATCGTGCGCACCGGCCGCCGCATCCCGGGCGTCCGCCCGGTGGCGGGGATCCACGCGCCGATCTCGGTGGTGCGCATGGCTGTCGGCGACGCGTACGGCGCCAAGGAGTGGCGCGAGCGCACCGGCGGCGACGAGGTCGCGTTCCGCACCGAGCGCATCGAGCGCTCCGTCTGCCGCGTCGTCGCGGAGTACGCGTTCCTGCACGCGCGCAAGACCGGCGCGAAGGTGTTCGGCGGCCCGAAGTACACCGTGAGCCCGGTGTACGAAGGGATGCTCAAGGAAGAGATGGACGCCGCCGCCGCGCGCCATCCCGACGTGGAATACGACCCGCAGCTGATCGACGCGACGTACGCGCTGTTGATCTCGACGGCCGGCGATCCGATGGTGATCCCCTCGCTCAACCGCGACGGCGACTGCCTCTCGGATCTGGTCATGCAGCTCTTCGGCTCGATCGCCGGCGCCGAGTCGACGCTGATGTCGTTCACGCCCGACGGCAAGCCCGACGTCGTGATGACGGAGGCGCCGCACGGCACCGCGCCGCGGCTGTTCGGGAAGAACGTCGCGAACCCGATGGCGATGATCCTGGCCGTCGCCGCGCTGTTGACGTTCGTCGACGACCGCCGCGCGACGAGCGCCTCGCGCGCGATCTACGAGGCGGTGCTCGAAACCGTGCGCGAGGGAACCGCGACCAGCGACCTGGGCGGCCACGCCTCGACGACCGAGTTCACCGACGCCGTCATCGCCAAAGTGAAGACGAAGCTCGACGTCTGGGCGACGATCTGA
- a CDS encoding inner membrane CreD family protein: protein MLSARYLVGISLVNAAATVGWLILGGTITLRTQQSDTVQRAALAGLWGAALEQRQPIFTAVADPKTHRPQYDVAPSSSRIDVDLALDLRRKGLLWYNTYAVAFTGAYGVPNQPGRAIRVSFPLPADGATYDDVTVSLDGKRVAAESTGGWLLAQLPPGSARTRTVAVAYRTRGLGTWTYTFGQNVTTVRDLLVTMHTNFEAIDFPPHTLAPSAERRTARGWDLTWADRELVTGAGIGMTFPLPLQPGPLAQRITFWAPLSLGFYVFVMLVITTLRRIELHPINYLFLAAAFFAFHLLFAYTVDRIRVEWAFVLCAAVSMALTISYLRLVVGLRFAAVEAAAAQFFYLILFSLALFDEGFSGLSITIGAIVTLFVMMQLTGRIRWSERFGNGEQRAAPVTT from the coding sequence ATGCTCAGCGCCAGGTATCTCGTCGGGATCTCGCTCGTCAACGCCGCGGCGACCGTGGGCTGGCTCATCCTGGGCGGGACGATCACGCTTCGGACCCAGCAGTCCGACACCGTCCAGCGCGCCGCGCTCGCGGGGCTGTGGGGGGCGGCGCTCGAGCAGCGCCAGCCGATCTTCACGGCCGTCGCGGACCCGAAGACGCACCGTCCGCAGTACGACGTCGCCCCGTCGTCCTCGCGGATCGACGTCGACCTGGCGCTCGACCTGCGGCGCAAGGGACTGCTTTGGTACAACACCTACGCCGTCGCGTTCACGGGCGCGTACGGCGTCCCGAACCAGCCCGGGCGCGCGATACGAGTCTCGTTTCCGCTTCCGGCCGACGGCGCGACGTACGACGACGTGACCGTGAGCCTCGACGGCAAACGGGTCGCCGCCGAGAGCACCGGCGGATGGCTGCTCGCCCAGCTGCCGCCCGGCTCGGCCCGAACGCGGACGGTCGCCGTCGCGTACCGCACGCGCGGGCTCGGAACCTGGACGTACACCTTCGGCCAGAACGTCACGACCGTGCGCGATCTCCTCGTCACGATGCACACGAACTTCGAGGCGATCGACTTCCCGCCGCACACGCTCGCGCCGAGCGCGGAGCGCCGAACCGCCCGCGGCTGGGATCTGACCTGGGCGGATCGCGAGCTCGTCACCGGCGCGGGGATCGGGATGACGTTCCCTTTGCCGCTGCAGCCGGGTCCGCTCGCGCAGCGGATCACGTTCTGGGCGCCGCTCTCGCTGGGCTTCTACGTCTTCGTGATGCTGGTGATCACCACGCTGCGCCGGATCGAGCTGCACCCGATCAACTATCTCTTTCTGGCCGCGGCGTTCTTCGCGTTCCACTTGCTCTTCGCGTACACCGTCGACCGCATCCGGGTCGAGTGGGCGTTCGTGCTGTGCGCGGCGGTCTCGATGGCGCTGACGATCTCGTACCTGCGGCTGGTGGTCGGGCTGCGCTTCGCCGCCGTCGAAGCCGCCGCCGCGCAGTTCTTCTACTTGATCCTGTTCTCGCTCGCGCTCTTCGACGAAGGTTTCAGCGGGCTCTCGATCACGATCGGCGCGATCGTCACGCTCTTCGTCATGATGCAGCTCACCGGACGGATTCGCTGGTCGGAGCGCTTCGGCAACGGTGAACAGCGCGCCGCGCCGGTGACGACGTGA